The following coding sequences lie in one Micromonospora sp. R77 genomic window:
- a CDS encoding cellulose binding domain-containing protein, with protein MRNPNSPGGPPRPARRRWSALGAGLLLATAALGGPQPAHAGTTPTPVTVTVNARAGLATVPDTALGVNHAIWDANLGSTETSDLLRAAGVRMLRYPGGSYGDIYHWKDHTAPGGYVAPGTDFDTFMAAAKRVGAQPMIIANYGTGTPAEAADWVRYANVTKGYGARYWAVGNENYGNGLYGSGWEADDHADKSATQYAKLVVAYADAMKAVDPTVKVGAVLTMPGNWPDGMTAGSDPGPWNSTVLSIAGPKIDFVDVHWYPGGTAAESLARTSHLPDAAYLLRQQIDRYAGPDAGRIGISFTELNVGAGQNTQPGALFLADAYSGLLENGVFTVQWWNVHNGIGTVSEVAGHTDYGDFGLLSSGGCTADGSVCEPPLNTPFAPYHALSMMNLFARAGDQLVRAGTDQPLLTAHATRRADGDLAVLLVNKDPDTAYPVTLDYAGFTPADTAPTVHTLTNGADAIATARSGSATSRTLPPYSLTTLVLRPAGAVTGQPGAPGRPTATAVTDRTATISWPAATPGASPIAKYEVYRQNGAVSEQLGETSGLSLSVGNLNPGSRYTVNVLARDTAGRVSWSSPPLSLTTGSPAASTCAVRLSKTSDWGNGFVAGVDIVNTGPNPINGWTLGWNWPTGWQQLSSGWSADWSQAGTAVKATSTADNRQLAAGGGATSIGFVGSYGGPNVLPGVFTLNGTVCTTR; from the coding sequence ATGAGGAACCCGAACAGCCCCGGGGGCCCGCCCCGTCCCGCCCGACGTCGGTGGAGCGCGCTCGGGGCGGGCCTGCTGCTCGCCACGGCAGCGCTCGGCGGCCCGCAACCGGCCCACGCCGGGACCACGCCGACCCCGGTGACGGTCACCGTGAACGCCCGCGCGGGGCTGGCCACGGTGCCGGACACCGCACTGGGCGTCAACCACGCCATCTGGGACGCCAACCTGGGCAGCACCGAGACGTCCGACCTGCTGCGGGCGGCCGGCGTCCGGATGCTGCGCTACCCGGGCGGCTCGTACGGCGACATCTACCACTGGAAGGACCACACCGCGCCCGGCGGCTACGTCGCCCCCGGTACCGACTTCGACACCTTCATGGCCGCCGCGAAACGGGTCGGCGCCCAGCCGATGATCATCGCGAACTACGGCACCGGCACGCCCGCCGAGGCCGCCGACTGGGTGCGCTACGCCAACGTCACCAAGGGCTACGGCGCCCGGTACTGGGCGGTCGGCAACGAGAACTACGGCAACGGCCTCTACGGCTCGGGCTGGGAGGCCGACGACCACGCCGACAAGAGCGCCACCCAGTACGCGAAGCTGGTCGTCGCGTACGCCGACGCGATGAAGGCCGTCGACCCGACCGTCAAGGTCGGCGCGGTGCTCACCATGCCGGGCAACTGGCCGGACGGGATGACCGCCGGCAGCGACCCCGGACCGTGGAACTCCACGGTGCTCTCCATCGCCGGCCCGAAGATCGACTTCGTGGACGTGCACTGGTACCCGGGTGGCACCGCCGCCGAGTCACTGGCGCGGACCAGCCACCTCCCCGACGCGGCCTACCTGCTGCGCCAGCAGATCGACCGGTACGCGGGCCCGGACGCCGGACGGATCGGCATCAGCTTCACCGAGCTGAACGTCGGCGCCGGCCAGAACACCCAGCCGGGGGCGCTCTTCCTGGCCGACGCCTACAGCGGGCTGCTGGAGAACGGCGTCTTCACGGTGCAGTGGTGGAACGTGCACAACGGGATCGGCACCGTCTCCGAGGTGGCCGGGCACACCGACTACGGCGACTTCGGGCTGCTCTCCAGTGGCGGCTGCACCGCAGACGGGTCGGTCTGCGAGCCGCCGCTGAACACCCCGTTCGCGCCCTACCACGCGCTGTCCATGATGAACCTCTTCGCCCGCGCCGGTGACCAGCTCGTCCGGGCCGGCACCGACCAGCCGCTGCTGACCGCCCACGCGACCCGCCGCGCCGACGGGGACCTGGCGGTGCTGCTGGTGAACAAGGACCCGGACACGGCCTACCCGGTCACCCTGGACTACGCCGGGTTCACCCCGGCCGACACCGCGCCCACGGTCCACACCCTCACCAACGGCGCCGACGCCATCGCCACCGCCCGGTCGGGGAGCGCCACCAGCCGGACCCTGCCGCCGTACTCCCTGACCACGCTGGTGCTGCGACCGGCCGGCGCAGTCACCGGGCAGCCCGGGGCGCCGGGCCGGCCCACCGCCACCGCCGTCACCGACCGGACCGCGACCATCTCCTGGCCGGCGGCCACCCCCGGCGCCAGCCCGATCGCCAAGTACGAGGTCTACCGGCAGAACGGCGCGGTCAGCGAGCAGCTCGGCGAGACCAGCGGCCTCTCGCTGTCGGTCGGCAACCTCAACCCGGGCAGCCGGTACACGGTCAACGTGCTCGCCCGCGACACCGCCGGCCGGGTGTCCTGGTCGTCGCCACCGCTCAGCCTCACCACCGGCAGCCCGGCCGCCAGCACCTGCGCGGTCCGACTGAGCAAGACCTCGGACTGGGGCAACGGGTTCGTCGCCGGCGTGGACATCGTCAACACCGGGCCGAACCCGATCAACGGCTGGACCCTCGGCTGGAACTGGCCCACCGGCTGGCAGCAGCTGAGCAGCGGCTGGAGCGCCGACTGGTCGCAGGCCGGCACCGCCGTCAAGGCCACCAGCACCGCCGACAACCGGCAGCTCGCCGCCGGTGGGGGTGCCACCAGCATCGGCTTCGTCGGGTCGTACGGCGGTCCGAACGTGCTGCCAGGCGTGTTCACCCTGAACGGCACCGTCTGCACCACCCGGTGA
- a CDS encoding acyl carrier protein has translation MGDTVLNTLDTLEKVNEIVLEQVPDLEVRIGPADRLSQDLGIDSLTFVDILVKVEKIFDIEITDDELAVVQSVQDILDLIERKQ, from the coding sequence ATGGGAGACACCGTGCTGAACACCCTGGACACCCTGGAGAAGGTCAACGAGATCGTCCTGGAACAGGTGCCGGACCTGGAGGTCCGCATCGGTCCGGCGGACCGGCTCAGTCAGGACCTGGGCATCGACTCGCTCACCTTCGTCGACATCCTGGTCAAGGTCGAGAAGATCTTCGACATCGAGATCACGGACGACGAGCTGGCCGTCGTCCAGAGCGTCCAGGACATCCTGGACCTCATCGAGCGGAAGCAGTGA
- a CDS encoding nuclear transport factor 2 family protein: MISHRGSRTRSAVATAAGVDHVRLSYHYLDTGDIDGYASLLDEHVQVRRPDLAQGRGRAEVLRIHAQVAGPPARHQIFKVIADGDGVAVTGRYTGASSRSDLDFVDVFTLTDEGMLLGYRRFYFVAPA, translated from the coding sequence ATGATCAGCCACCGGGGTTCGCGGACACGCAGCGCAGTCGCCACCGCGGCCGGAGTCGACCACGTCAGACTGTCGTACCACTATCTCGACACCGGTGACATCGACGGGTACGCCTCGCTGCTCGACGAGCACGTGCAGGTACGGCGACCGGACCTGGCGCAGGGCCGGGGCCGGGCAGAGGTGCTCCGGATCCACGCCCAGGTCGCCGGCCCACCGGCCCGGCACCAGATCTTCAAGGTCATCGCCGACGGTGACGGGGTGGCGGTGACCGGCCGCTACACCGGCGCGTCGAGCCGGAGCGACCTGGACTTCGTGGACGTGTTCACGCTGACCGACGAGGGGATGCTGCTCGGCTACCGGCGCTTCTACTTCGTCGCACCCGCCTGA
- a CDS encoding DUF4037 domain-containing protein codes for MTFVPGLTLAQRFHDEVLAPLLARHRPGLRYAAGLLDGGSELLGLDTARSTDHDWGPRALLLVADPAEVAGLRVLLDAELPARFLDWPTRFRGGPEVRLGVADPAGERHGVQVAELGGWLRDRLGFDPRTGIGVADWLATPTQRLAELTGGAVFHDGLDGALHTVRARLAWYPDDVWRHVLAACWTRIGQSEHLAGRCAEVGDELGSRVVAAGLARDVLRLGLLLHRRWPPYDKWLGTVFAGLPAAGPVVAALGDALGPGAWADRQAGLVRALETVGGWTNDTGLAEAVDPTARTFHERPFLVLDGGRFATALRAGIADPVLRARPPLGAVDQYVDSVDVLTHPERVRRVAAALLPE; via the coding sequence ATGACGTTCGTCCCCGGGTTGACCCTGGCCCAGCGGTTCCACGACGAGGTGCTGGCGCCGCTGCTGGCCCGGCACCGGCCCGGCCTGCGGTACGCGGCGGGACTGCTCGACGGCGGCTCGGAGCTGCTCGGCCTGGACACCGCGCGCTCCACCGACCACGACTGGGGTCCCCGGGCCCTGCTGCTGGTCGCCGACCCGGCCGAGGTGGCCGGGCTGCGGGTGCTGCTGGACGCGGAACTGCCGGCGCGGTTCCTCGACTGGCCGACCCGGTTCCGGGGCGGGCCCGAGGTGCGCCTCGGCGTCGCCGACCCGGCCGGGGAGCGGCACGGGGTGCAGGTGGCCGAGCTGGGCGGCTGGCTGCGCGACCGGCTCGGCTTCGACCCGCGTACCGGGATCGGGGTGGCGGACTGGCTCGCCACGCCCACCCAGCGGCTGGCCGAGCTGACCGGGGGCGCGGTCTTCCACGACGGCCTGGACGGGGCGCTGCACACCGTCCGGGCCCGGCTGGCCTGGTATCCGGACGACGTCTGGCGGCACGTGCTGGCCGCCTGCTGGACCCGGATCGGGCAGTCCGAGCACCTGGCCGGGCGCTGCGCGGAGGTCGGCGACGAGCTGGGCAGCCGGGTGGTCGCCGCCGGACTCGCCCGGGACGTGCTGCGACTGGGGCTGCTGCTGCACCGCCGCTGGCCCCCGTACGACAAATGGCTCGGCACCGTCTTCGCCGGGCTGCCCGCGGCCGGGCCGGTGGTCGCGGCGCTGGGCGACGCCCTCGGGCCCGGCGCCTGGGCGGACCGGCAGGCCGGGTTGGTCCGGGCCCTGGAGACGGTCGGCGGCTGGACCAACGACACCGGCCTGGCGGAGGCCGTCGACCCGACGGCCCGGACCTTCCACGAACGTCCCTTCCTGGTGCTCGACGGTGGTCGGTTCGCCACCGCGCTGCGGGCCGGGATCGCCGACCCGGTGCTGCGGGCCCGGCCGCCGCTCGGGGCGGTCGACCAGTACGTCGACAGCGTCGACGTGCTCACCCACCCCGAGCGGGTCCGTCGGGTGGCCGCTGCCCTGCTGCCGGAGTGA
- a CDS encoding helix-turn-helix domain-containing protein, with translation MSIDVRSGEDVPRFGLLVRQHRMRIGLTQRELADFSTVSVRAIRDLEQGRARRPRQDTVRLIADGLRLGLRARADLESAANEGRTSWAVKAGYEADPPAPPFAVDVQLGREAETGVVLDELTGGGERLLTIVGIDGVGRTRLALEVATRLHTAERTPVLWCPVAAPQTGGDRLAALVRGCVGQLLDAGDGGTDDIAAFVETVADRPPLLVLDGLTGTVRPDRLAELLRDCPGLRILVTAAQPLRVPGERTFLLTPLAVPEPGEPVDPQAAAVRLFVERARRVRPDFRPTAADTELVGAICRRLDGVPEALHAVASWLVVYDLPTLHRCLHDDPAGLLHHLAGAEGGGGLREALERRLAGLPADERDLLDALCARGEEFGLAEVMALTGRSLPDSGRAVRDLVLHGLVRSSYATGQSRFRILHLVRAARLCACTTRV, from the coding sequence ATGAGCATCGACGTACGCAGCGGCGAGGACGTGCCGCGGTTCGGCCTGCTGGTCCGCCAGCACCGCATGCGGATCGGACTGACCCAGCGGGAACTGGCGGACTTCTCCACCGTCAGCGTCCGGGCCATCCGGGACCTGGAGCAGGGCCGGGCGCGCCGGCCGCGCCAGGACACCGTACGACTGATCGCCGACGGCCTGCGGCTCGGTCTGCGGGCCCGCGCGGACCTGGAGTCGGCGGCCAACGAGGGCCGGACCAGCTGGGCGGTCAAGGCCGGCTACGAGGCCGACCCGCCGGCCCCGCCGTTCGCCGTCGACGTGCAGCTCGGCCGCGAGGCCGAGACCGGCGTGGTGCTCGACGAGCTGACCGGGGGCGGCGAACGGCTGCTGACCATCGTCGGCATCGACGGCGTCGGGCGAACCCGGCTCGCCCTGGAGGTGGCGACCCGGCTGCACACCGCCGAGCGCACCCCGGTGCTCTGGTGCCCGGTGGCCGCCCCGCAGACTGGCGGCGACCGGCTCGCCGCGCTGGTCCGCGGCTGCGTCGGCCAGCTGCTCGACGCCGGCGACGGCGGAACGGACGACATCGCCGCGTTCGTGGAGACGGTCGCCGACCGGCCGCCGCTGCTGGTGCTGGACGGGCTGACCGGGACGGTCCGCCCCGACCGGCTCGCCGAGCTGCTGCGCGACTGCCCCGGGCTGCGGATCCTGGTCACCGCCGCGCAGCCGCTGCGGGTGCCCGGCGAGCGCACCTTCCTGCTCACCCCGCTGGCCGTTCCCGAACCGGGCGAGCCGGTCGACCCGCAGGCCGCGGCCGTGCGGCTCTTCGTCGAGCGGGCCCGCCGGGTCCGCCCCGACTTCCGGCCGACCGCCGCCGACACCGAGCTCGTCGGTGCCATCTGCCGCCGGCTCGACGGGGTGCCGGAGGCGCTGCACGCGGTGGCGTCCTGGCTGGTCGTGTACGACCTGCCGACGCTGCACCGGTGCCTGCACGACGATCCGGCGGGCCTGCTGCACCACCTGGCCGGCGCCGAGGGCGGTGGCGGCCTGCGGGAGGCGCTGGAGCGTCGGCTGGCCGGCCTGCCCGCCGACGAGCGGGACCTGCTCGACGCGCTCTGCGCCCGGGGCGAGGAGTTCGGGCTGGCCGAGGTGATGGCGCTGACCGGCCGCAGCCTGCCCGACAGCGGGCGGGCGGTCCGCGACCTGGTGCTGCACGGCCTGGTCCGGTCCAGCTATGCGACCGGACAGTCCCGGTTCCGGATCCTGCACCTGGTGCGGGCGGCCCGGCTCTGCGCGTGCACGACCCGGGTCTGA
- a CDS encoding beta-ketoacyl-ACP synthase III: protein MSANVEHTRNTRTAVIAGLGAYVPDQVVKNDEIAARLGVTTDWIRDRTGIEQRYVMEPEQATSDLAVEAGRRALDSCGNPEIDFLILATCTPDHPFPATAPAVAARLGLKGIAAFDLNAACSGFVYALSVSAGMLASGAYRTGLVIGADAISTILDNDDQITAPIFGDGAGAVVVRAGGTDEPGSVTAHVLGSDGDLLDIMKTPAGGSRQRSAGVGTDAAQSYFTMAGRSVYKHAINRMTLASTTVLEQMGWGVDDVDWLVAHQANRRILTATAEAIGIPADKAVINVDKVANTSAASIPLAFVDAVESGSFAAGDRVLLAAFGGGATWAAAALTWPELTLPATS from the coding sequence TTGTCGGCGAATGTCGAGCACACGAGGAACACCAGGACGGCCGTCATCGCCGGCCTCGGCGCGTACGTGCCGGACCAGGTGGTGAAGAACGACGAGATCGCCGCGCGGCTCGGCGTCACCACGGACTGGATCCGGGACCGCACCGGCATCGAGCAGCGGTACGTCATGGAACCGGAGCAGGCCACCTCCGACCTGGCCGTGGAGGCCGGTCGGCGGGCGCTCGACTCCTGCGGCAACCCGGAGATCGACTTCCTGATCCTGGCGACCTGCACGCCGGACCACCCGTTCCCGGCCACCGCGCCCGCGGTCGCCGCCCGGCTGGGCCTCAAGGGCATCGCCGCCTTCGACCTCAACGCGGCGTGCTCCGGTTTCGTCTACGCGCTGTCGGTCAGCGCCGGCATGCTCGCCTCCGGCGCGTACCGCACCGGGCTGGTGATCGGCGCGGACGCGATCTCCACGATCCTGGACAACGACGACCAGATCACCGCGCCGATCTTCGGTGACGGCGCCGGCGCGGTCGTCGTACGGGCCGGCGGCACCGACGAGCCGGGCAGCGTCACCGCGCACGTCCTGGGCAGCGACGGCGACCTGCTGGACATCATGAAGACGCCCGCCGGCGGCTCCCGGCAACGCTCCGCCGGGGTCGGCACCGACGCCGCGCAGAGCTACTTCACCATGGCCGGCCGCTCGGTCTACAAGCACGCGATCAACCGGATGACCCTCGCCTCGACGACGGTGCTGGAGCAGATGGGCTGGGGCGTCGACGACGTCGACTGGCTCGTCGCCCACCAGGCCAACCGGCGGATCCTCACCGCCACCGCCGAGGCCATCGGCATCCCGGCCGACAAGGCGGTGATCAACGTGGACAAGGTGGCCAACACCTCCGCCGCGTCCATCCCGCTGGCCTTCGTCGACGCGGTGGAGTCCGGCTCGTTCGCCGCCGGCGACCGGGTGCTGCTGGCCGCGTTCGGCGGCGGCGCGACCTGGGCCGCCGCGGCCCTCACCTGGCCCGAGCTGACGCTGCCCGCGACCAGCTGA
- a CDS encoding BTAD domain-containing putative transcriptional regulator, whose protein sequence is MPDLTLARPVALPGIVFRVLGPLQVEGATGPVRIPPGRQEIILACLLMEAGRVVDTDRLLDLIWHEEPPDTARTQIQICVSRLRKSFAAAGVAASVVSRAPGYLLRTDEDSVDLQVFNRQVMAARVLVKEGRVAEAAETLRAAVALWRGPCLSGIPSEALRTRGVRLDEDRLAAIETYLELELSLGRSHQLVGEISRLVHEHPLRERLRGQLMLALHRSGRQAEALEVYRAGRRLLADELGLEPGEELRQLEAAILAGDPALHAGGTAPHRPEGNRPAPAVAPAPAYGEEKPHQLPADTADFVASEPVLRTVEAALLGGDGQRALGLVVIAGKPGIGKSAMATHVAHRLGGSRFPDGQLYCDLRGAGPESVSAKDALGRFLRALGIPGPVIPDGTDERAEMYRTLLASRRMLVVLDDAANERQISPLLPGSSSCAVVVTSRSRLTALPGAQRVELDVLDRAQALELLGRVIGAERVAREPEAATALVATVGGLPLALRIVAARLAARPHWTLASMVHRLANERHRLDELAHGEMTMRASLSLTHDGLNRADRRLLRLFSLAEGPTVPGWIAGALLDDHRPFPSDLVEPLVDVQMLDAVAVERTGEFRYRFHEVIRLFAREQLTLHDSPAVQLAATERMVGGWLAIAEQAHARIYGGDYTVLRGDGARWQPPAAYVDALLTEPMEWLDSEHPSLCLAVEQAAQAGLHELCWDLATTLVTLFEARGYFDHWERTHRRALEATRAADNRRGTAAVLSSLGTMHLSRQQPDEARRALGAALEIFDELGDPHGLALCRRDLALLDRQIGEDDRALLLYEQAARDFERVGDVVGRATVLTQSAYIWMRRGHTAVAHDQLEEALTIFRSVGYAHGEAHALRRAGQVLLRRGEHVQAERTLTGVLEMVRRSRDVIGEGHLLRNLGEVHEASERYEQAREAFEQALAVREQIMDHGGAAVVRLDLARVQLRRGDPAAARALLEQAAESFRTRGMRHELREAERLSEELATRRPSAS, encoded by the coding sequence ATGCCCGACTTGACCCTCGCCCGCCCGGTCGCGCTGCCCGGAATCGTTTTCCGGGTCCTTGGCCCCCTGCAGGTGGAAGGGGCGACCGGGCCGGTCCGGATCCCGCCGGGACGGCAGGAGATCATCCTCGCCTGCCTGCTGATGGAGGCGGGCCGGGTGGTCGACACCGACCGGCTGCTCGACCTGATCTGGCACGAGGAGCCACCGGACACCGCCCGTACCCAGATCCAGATCTGCGTGTCCCGGCTGCGCAAGAGCTTCGCCGCGGCCGGCGTCGCGGCGTCCGTGGTGTCCCGCGCCCCCGGATACCTGCTGCGCACCGACGAGGACTCGGTGGACCTGCAGGTGTTCAACCGGCAGGTGATGGCCGCCCGGGTGCTGGTCAAGGAGGGGCGGGTCGCCGAGGCGGCGGAGACCCTGCGGGCCGCCGTGGCGCTGTGGCGCGGCCCGTGCCTCAGCGGCATTCCCAGCGAGGCGCTGCGCACCCGCGGGGTGCGGCTGGACGAGGACCGGCTGGCCGCGATCGAGACCTACCTCGAGCTGGAGCTGAGCCTCGGGCGCAGCCACCAGCTGGTCGGCGAGATCAGCCGGCTGGTGCACGAACACCCGCTGCGGGAGCGGCTGCGCGGGCAGTTGATGCTGGCGCTGCACCGCTCCGGCCGGCAGGCCGAGGCGCTGGAGGTCTACCGGGCCGGCCGGCGGCTGCTCGCCGACGAGCTGGGCCTGGAACCGGGGGAGGAGCTGCGCCAGCTGGAGGCCGCCATCCTGGCCGGTGACCCGGCGCTGCACGCCGGCGGCACGGCGCCGCACCGCCCGGAGGGCAACCGGCCGGCGCCGGCCGTCGCGCCCGCACCGGCGTACGGCGAGGAGAAGCCGCACCAGCTCCCGGCCGACACCGCGGACTTCGTGGCCAGCGAGCCGGTGCTGCGGACGGTGGAGGCCGCGCTGCTCGGCGGCGACGGGCAGCGGGCGCTCGGGCTGGTGGTGATCGCCGGCAAGCCCGGCATCGGCAAGAGCGCGATGGCCACCCACGTCGCCCACCGGCTGGGCGGGAGCCGCTTCCCCGACGGCCAGCTCTACTGCGACCTGCGCGGCGCGGGCCCCGAGTCGGTCAGCGCGAAGGACGCCCTCGGCCGGTTCCTGCGGGCGCTGGGCATCCCCGGCCCGGTGATCCCCGACGGCACCGACGAACGCGCCGAGATGTACCGGACCCTGCTGGCGTCCCGCCGGATGCTGGTGGTCCTCGACGACGCGGCGAACGAGCGCCAGATCAGCCCGCTGCTGCCCGGCAGCAGCAGCTGCGCGGTCGTGGTCACCAGCCGGTCCCGGCTGACCGCCCTGCCCGGCGCGCAGCGGGTGGAGCTGGACGTGCTGGACCGGGCGCAGGCGCTGGAGCTGCTGGGCCGGGTGATCGGCGCGGAGCGGGTCGCCCGGGAACCGGAGGCGGCCACCGCCCTGGTGGCCACGGTCGGCGGCCTGCCGCTGGCGCTGCGGATCGTGGCCGCCCGGCTGGCCGCCCGTCCGCACTGGACGCTCGCGTCGATGGTGCACCGGCTGGCCAACGAGCGGCACCGGCTGGACGAGCTGGCGCACGGCGAGATGACCATGCGGGCCAGCCTGTCGCTCACCCACGACGGGCTCAACCGGGCCGACCGCCGGCTGCTGCGCCTGTTCAGCCTCGCCGAGGGGCCGACCGTGCCGGGCTGGATCGCCGGTGCGCTGCTCGACGACCACCGCCCGTTCCCGTCCGACCTGGTCGAGCCGCTGGTCGACGTGCAGATGCTGGACGCGGTGGCGGTGGAGCGCACCGGCGAGTTCCGCTACCGGTTCCACGAGGTGATCCGGCTCTTCGCCCGCGAGCAGCTCACCCTGCACGACAGCCCCGCCGTGCAGCTCGCCGCGACCGAACGGATGGTCGGCGGCTGGCTGGCGATCGCCGAGCAGGCCCACGCCCGGATCTACGGCGGCGACTACACGGTGCTGCGCGGTGACGGAGCGCGGTGGCAGCCGCCGGCCGCCTACGTGGACGCCCTGCTCACCGAGCCGATGGAATGGCTGGACAGCGAGCATCCCAGCCTCTGCCTCGCCGTCGAGCAGGCCGCCCAGGCCGGTCTGCACGAGCTGTGCTGGGACCTGGCCACCACGCTGGTCACCCTCTTCGAGGCGCGGGGCTATTTCGACCACTGGGAGCGGACCCACCGGCGGGCGCTGGAGGCGACCCGCGCGGCCGACAACCGGCGCGGCACCGCGGCCGTGCTCAGCTCCCTGGGCACCATGCACCTGAGCCGGCAGCAGCCGGACGAGGCGCGGCGGGCGCTCGGCGCGGCGCTGGAGATCTTCGACGAGCTGGGCGACCCGCACGGGCTGGCCCTGTGCCGCCGTGACCTGGCCCTGCTGGACCGGCAGATCGGCGAGGACGACCGGGCGCTGCTGCTCTACGAGCAGGCGGCGCGGGACTTCGAGCGGGTCGGGGACGTGGTCGGCCGGGCCACGGTGCTGACCCAGAGCGCGTACATCTGGATGCGGCGGGGGCACACCGCCGTCGCGCACGACCAGCTCGAGGAGGCGTTGACCATCTTTCGCTCGGTGGGGTACGCCCACGGCGAGGCGCACGCCCTGCGCCGAGCCGGTCAGGTGCTGCTGCGCCGCGGTGAGCACGTCCAGGCCGAACGGACGCTGACCGGCGTGCTGGAGATGGTCCGCCGCAGCCGCGACGTCATCGGCGAGGGACACCTGCTGCGCAACCTCGGTGAGGTGCACGAGGCCAGCGAGCGCTACGAGCAGGCCCGGGAGGCCTTCGAGCAGGCGCTGGCCGTACGGGAGCAGATCATGGACCACGGCGGCGCGGCGGTGGTCCGGCTCGACCTGGCCCGGGTGCAGCTGCGCCGGGGTGACCCGGCGGCTGCCCGCGCGCTGCTGGAGCAGGCCGCGGAGAGCTTCCGGACGCGGGGCATGCGGCACGAACTGCGTGAGGCGGAGCGGCTGTCGGAGGAGCTGGCCACCCGACGTCCGTCCGCCTCCTGA